Proteins co-encoded in one Bombus pyrosoma isolate SC7728 linkage group LG4, ASM1482585v1, whole genome shotgun sequence genomic window:
- the LOC122566820 gene encoding uncharacterized protein LOC122566820, which yields MERTKRRRWTSSIYSNQCIRYIAERRRLALDCGFNFRGVRPVSPPSSTRRLQGHGSLNMKYAPLIVHGYSPFSVSSSSSSSSSSSSRRKITTKKERKHGNESSFS from the exons ATGGAAAGGACGAAGAGGAGAAGATGGACATCGTCCATTTACTCAAACCAATGCATACGTTACATTGCAGAGAGGAGACGACTTGCTCTCGATTGTGGATTCAATTTCAGAGGCGTCCGGCCAGTTAGCCCACCCTCTTCCACTCGAAGATTGCAAGGTCACGGGTCGctgaatatgaaatatgctCCGCTGATTGTCCATGGATATTCTCCCTTTTCcgtgtcgtcgtcgtcgtcgtcgtcgtcgtcgtcgtcgtcgcgcAG GAAAATAACGAccaagaaggaaagaaaacatGGAAACGAATCTTCTTTCTCGTAG